The following are encoded together in the Ezakiella massiliensis genome:
- a CDS encoding PP2C family protein-serine/threonine phosphatase, whose translation MFNLINLENNVEILDLIPDWIKITSISGVVLYANKPLRNKLGFNPQGMRIGTLLNSTAAGLFREELAEEDFKGEDLPRSDVFFEGRHYNKLSSPITDDEGTIYAIVDIYRDETDRKHMERKMSMTNEMMKRDLEFTKTIQESILPKQSQFGHLKVDYLYNPCEQLSGDIFDVIATGKNKISAYICDVSGHGVPAAMITVFVRETMRNMENFYSSAHDLKELHRRFLNLRLDINHYLTMFHILIDTDENTVSYSNAGHNCPMFLYRDGNVEIISITGKPVTNYFDEVNYDEKIAEFKPGDKILLITDGITECRNINGEEFGEERVRDLFKENPDNILKAIEEAVYEFSGNDKFDDMCALLIDYETR comes from the coding sequence ATGTTTAATTTAATTAATTTGGAAAACAATGTAGAAATATTGGACCTTATCCCCGACTGGATTAAAATCACTAGCATATCGGGCGTGGTTTTGTATGCCAACAAGCCCCTTAGAAATAAATTGGGTTTTAATCCTCAGGGCATGAGGATAGGCACGCTTTTAAATTCAACTGCAGCCGGACTTTTCAGAGAAGAGCTGGCCGAAGAGGATTTTAAGGGAGAAGACCTGCCCCGGTCAGACGTATTTTTTGAAGGCAGGCACTACAACAAATTGTCATCGCCTATTACAGATGACGAGGGGACAATCTATGCAATAGTCGATATTTACAGGGACGAAACCGATCGCAAGCACATGGAACGCAAGATGTCTATGACAAACGAGATGATGAAGAGGGATCTGGAATTTACCAAGACCATTCAAGAGTCGATCCTGCCTAAGCAAAGTCAATTTGGACATTTGAAGGTGGACTATCTATACAATCCTTGTGAGCAGTTAAGCGGAGATATCTTTGACGTAATAGCTACTGGCAAAAATAAAATCTCAGCTTACATTTGCGACGTGAGCGGTCACGGGGTTCCTGCAGCTATGATTACGGTTTTTGTCCGTGAGACCATGCGGAATATGGAAAACTTTTATTCCTCAGCCCACGATCTTAAGGAACTTCACAGGAGGTTTTTAAATCTCAGGCTGGATATAAACCACTACTTGACCATGTTTCACATACTTATTGACACAGATGAAAACACGGTTTCATATTCAAATGCTGGCCACAATTGCCCTATGTTTTTGTACAGGGACGGGAATGTGGAAATAATTTCCATCACCGGCAAGCCAGTTACAAATTATTTTGACGAAGTCAACTACGATGAAAAGATTGCAGAATTTAAGCCGGGTGACAAGATCCTACTTATTACGGACGGAATCACCGAGTGCAGGAATATAAATGGAGAAGAATTCGGAGAGGAGAGAGTTAGGGACTTATTTAAAGAAAATCCAGACAATATTCTAAAGGCCATTGAAGAAGCGGTTTATGAATTTTCTGGAAATGATAAATTTGACGATATGTGCGCCCTACTGATTGATTATGAGACTAGATAA
- a CDS encoding class I SAM-dependent RNA methyltransferase, producing MEYTLTATCHFGVEAVLKREITDLGLKIKSTTDGRVEFYGQAEDIFRANLFLRTAERVFVNLIEFEAFTFEDLYQGIFAFPWADLLEEDANFIINGRSYKSKLFSISDCQRVTERAIIDKLNLSYNKSYYEKTGKIYSFEISMLNDQATLYLNTSGPGLHKRGYRKKQGAAPIKETLASAMIQLSVWNPDRELLDPFTGSGTIPIEAAMIAKNIPSGILRRFDCEHFSFMNEVDFKAIRDQAFANINQNRPINIKGSDYDRNMIMTARENAASLKLDDIFFFTKEVRKIEDLGEYGVIITNPPYGIRLSDETLDRTYENFNSLIESIPTWSIYMITDYDIKDVINREINKNRKLYNGKIKTYFYTMLGPRPPREDHV from the coding sequence ATGGAATATACCCTTACTGCTACCTGTCACTTTGGCGTGGAGGCAGTTTTAAAAAGAGAAATTACAGATTTGGGTTTAAAAATAAAATCCACTACAGACGGCCGAGTTGAATTTTACGGCCAAGCTGAGGATATTTTTAGGGCCAATCTTTTTTTAAGGACCGCCGAAAGAGTTTTCGTAAATCTAATTGAATTTGAAGCTTTTACCTTTGAAGATCTCTATCAAGGGATTTTTGCATTTCCATGGGCGGATCTTTTGGAGGAGGACGCCAACTTTATAATTAACGGCAGGTCATACAAGTCAAAATTATTCTCTATCTCCGATTGTCAAAGGGTGACAGAGCGGGCTATTATCGACAAGCTAAATCTGTCTTACAATAAATCTTATTATGAAAAAACTGGCAAGATTTATTCCTTTGAAATTTCAATGCTAAACGACCAGGCAACTTTGTACTTAAACACATCTGGCCCTGGCCTCCACAAGCGGGGCTACAGAAAAAAACAAGGGGCAGCGCCCATCAAAGAAACCCTGGCCTCTGCTATGATTCAATTATCAGTTTGGAATCCCGACAGAGAACTTTTGGATCCCTTTACAGGTTCGGGCACCATTCCAATTGAAGCGGCCATGATTGCAAAAAATATTCCATCAGGAATTTTAAGAAGATTTGACTGCGAGCATTTTTCTTTTATGAATGAAGTTGATTTTAAAGCTATCAGAGACCAGGCTTTCGCAAATATAAATCAAAATAGGCCTATCAATATTAAGGGCAGCGACTACGACCGCAATATGATTATGACTGCACGGGAAAACGCTGCAAGCCTCAAGCTGGACGATATATTTTTCTTTACAAAAGAAGTTAGAAAAATCGAGGACCTGGGTGAATATGGGGTTATTATTACCAACCCGCCGTACGGAATCAGGCTCTCAGACGAGACCTTGGATAGGACTTATGAGAATTTTAATTCACTTATAGAGAGCATTCCTACTTGGTCGATTTATATGATTACAGATTACGACATTAAAGATGTTATAAATAGAGAGATAAACAAGAATAGAAAATTATACAACGGCAAAATCAAGACCTATTTTTATACAATGCTAGGCCCAAGGCCGCCGAGGGAGGACCATGTTTAA
- a CDS encoding superoxide dismutase, whose translation MMIELIKLPYSYEALEPVIGRETVETHHDKHHQSYVDNLNKLIEGTDLADMCVEEILKNLDKAPADKKQAIINNGGGVYNHNLYWEELIPGGANEPTGALKEAIDKAFGSFEKFKEEFENAGKSQFGSGWAWLVKDGDAVKIVKTANQDSPISQGLTPLLANDVWEHAYYLDYKNKRAAYLSEFWKIVNWDKVAERF comes from the coding sequence ATTATGATCGAATTAATCAAATTACCATATTCATACGAAGCACTAGAACCAGTTATCGGAAGAGAAACTGTTGAAACACACCACGACAAACACCACCAATCATATGTTGATAACCTAAACAAACTTATCGAAGGTACAGACCTTGCTGATATGTGTGTTGAAGAAATTCTAAAGAACTTAGACAAGGCTCCAGCAGACAAAAAGCAAGCTATCATCAACAACGGTGGCGGCGTTTACAACCACAACCTATATTGGGAAGAATTAATTCCTGGCGGAGCAAATGAACCAACAGGAGCTTTAAAAGAAGCTATCGACAAGGCATTCGGTTCATTCGAAAAATTCAAAGAAGAATTTGAAAACGCTGGCAAATCACAATTTGGTAGTGGCTGGGCATGGCTAGTTAAAGATGGCGATGCAGTTAAAATCGTAAAGACTGCTAACCAAGATTCACCAATTTCTCAAGGCCTCACACCACTTCTAGCAAATGACGTTTGGGAACACGCATATTATCTTGACTACAAGAACAAACGCGCAGCTTACCTAAGCGAATTCTGGAAGATTGTAAACTGGGATAAGGTTGCTGAAAGATTCTAA
- a CDS encoding ATP-binding cassette domain-containing protein, giving the protein MLKLNLKEKAFDGKIILSDLQIEIKKGEIFHIIGQSGIGKTTLMRILMGVDRDFDGEIENQFSSMAATYPERIFMGGISVLNEIKIFTGKTREEIKSALEFLNMVDAKDKKASELSTGMRSRASIIRAMLKDADIVFLDEPLLGLDPKTKDLTIDFIKDHSRGKAIVYTGDQVFTNENRLCLQENN; this is encoded by the coding sequence ATGCTTAAGTTAAATTTGAAAGAAAAAGCCTTTGACGGCAAGATCATATTATCCGACTTGCAAATCGAGATAAAAAAAGGAGAAATTTTTCATATAATAGGTCAGTCGGGCATTGGCAAGACCACTCTTATGAGGATTCTTATGGGGGTTGACAGGGACTTTGATGGAGAAATTGAAAATCAATTTTCCTCCATGGCCGCCACTTATCCCGAACGAATTTTTATGGGCGGGATTTCGGTTTTAAATGAAATTAAAATTTTCACCGGCAAAACAAGGGAAGAAATAAAAAGTGCCTTGGAATTTTTAAATATGGTCGATGCCAAGGACAAAAAAGCCAGCGAATTATCGACGGGCATGAGGTCCAGGGCTTCTATTATACGCGCCATGTTAAAAGATGCGGACATAGTTTTCTTGGACGAGCCGCTTTTGGGCCTGGACCCCAAGACCAAGGACTTGACTATTGATTTTATCAAAGATCATAGCAGGGGCAAGGCCATTGTATATACTGGCGATCAAGTTTTCACCAATGAAAATCGGCTTTGTCTGCAGGAAAACAATTAA
- a CDS encoding ABC transporter permease has translation MSKNIKKIIGAAGLVSIWAIAALLIDDEIILPSIYRVGQRIAFMAKETMLVNPILTTTYRVLLGIFYSLISASLLAYISYKFSLEDYLSPLLSFMRAIPAISMVLIVLFFTNKNVLSMIVIFFVCFPIIYENVLNGLKSIPKEKIELAEIFDLKSSKIFEYIELPAIIKSILFALTIAFGLAFKAGATAEVIAGAAGGLGDLLYMAKLSFEMADLLAVTFIIIILSFAFETLAKYLYKIFGEKYA, from the coding sequence ATGAGTAAGAATATAAAAAAAATAATAGGAGCCGCAGGCCTTGTAAGTATATGGGCTATAGCGGCTCTTCTTATTGATGATGAAATAATTTTGCCATCAATTTATAGGGTGGGTCAAAGAATAGCTTTTATGGCCAAGGAGACTATGCTGGTAAATCCTATCCTGACAACGACTTATAGGGTGCTTCTGGGAATTTTTTATTCTTTAATTTCAGCAAGCCTTTTGGCCTACATTTCCTACAAATTTTCTTTGGAAGATTATTTATCTCCCCTCTTGTCCTTTATGAGGGCGATTCCTGCGATTAGCATGGTCTTAATTGTTTTGTTTTTTACCAACAAAAACGTCCTCTCAATGATTGTTATATTTTTTGTATGCTTTCCTATTATTTATGAAAATGTTTTAAATGGACTAAAGTCAATCCCAAAAGAAAAAATTGAGTTGGCGGAGATCTTTGATTTAAAATCGTCAAAAATTTTTGAATACATCGAGCTACCTGCCATTATAAAGTCGATTTTGTTTGCGCTTACAATTGCCTTTGGCCTGGCCTTTAAGGCGGGGGCGACAGCAGAGGTTATTGCTGGGGCGGCAGGGGGCTTGGGCGATTTACTTTATATGGCCAAGCTATCTTTTGAGATGGCCGACCTTCTCGCTGTGACTTTTATAATAATCATTTTGTCCTTTGCCTTTGAAACCCTGGCTAAATATTTATATAAAATCTTTGGTGAAAAATATGCTTAA
- a CDS encoding ABC transporter substrate-binding protein, with protein sequence MKKRFLLIIAMLMAFTICLKADEVKEAVSTYQAFILDGEKVEIAGYLIEGNNYFKLRDMAAILSNTDRKFNVEYEKGQIKIKTNESYKKLSTDLQGAKDEKLRASMVTNKVLFDNGVAEKLVDLDAALIKQNNYVKLQDLGKYIGFEVGYDKKTQDIIVNTKSDKNKKEEMTEKKADDKTEQIKALKVLAMNGPTAMSLAPLKDVLGENLIISASIQEQIAALKKNQGDIYIIPSNLYAKLRNSGENIKALSSNAGLVVDLLGMNELKSVEELKGKTLAIMGRGAIPEIILRKLLEVNGLTIKDINLIYLGSPEEAAPILKKNKEAYVLVPQPFATVLPAKIKGLKSALDIDKEWKDKKLPEIITALVVVKEPVYKEKQDAVDAFVKAYKDGVDKLLAGPKDYSKTIEEIMGLKAPIAEKALGKIKYIDLQGKDLTKALDDFFSILLENNAELIGGKLPIHE encoded by the coding sequence ATGAAAAAAAGATTTTTATTAATAATTGCCATGCTTATGGCTTTTACAATTTGCCTTAAGGCAGATGAAGTCAAGGAAGCAGTTAGCACTTACCAAGCCTTTATCCTTGACGGAGAAAAAGTTGAAATTGCAGGTTATTTAATTGAAGGAAATAATTATTTTAAATTACGTGACATGGCTGCAATTTTATCAAACACAGATAGGAAATTTAATGTTGAATACGAAAAAGGTCAAATTAAAATTAAGACTAATGAATCCTATAAAAAATTGTCAACAGACCTACAAGGGGCAAAAGATGAAAAGCTAAGAGCTAGTATGGTAACCAACAAGGTTCTCTTTGACAACGGGGTAGCAGAGAAACTTGTCGACTTGGATGCTGCCCTTATCAAACAAAATAATTATGTAAAGTTGCAGGACCTGGGAAAATATATTGGCTTTGAAGTTGGCTATGACAAGAAAACACAAGATATTATTGTAAATACCAAGTCTGACAAAAACAAAAAAGAAGAAATGACAGAGAAAAAAGCAGATGATAAGACTGAGCAAATTAAAGCTCTAAAAGTTTTGGCTATGAATGGGCCAACAGCTATGAGTCTGGCTCCTTTAAAGGATGTCTTGGGAGAAAATTTAATTATTTCTGCATCTATTCAAGAGCAGATCGCAGCCCTTAAGAAAAATCAAGGTGATATTTATATTATCCCATCAAATTTATATGCTAAGCTCAGAAATTCTGGAGAAAACATAAAGGCCTTGTCTTCAAATGCGGGTCTTGTTGTAGACTTACTTGGCATGAATGAATTGAAATCAGTTGAAGAGCTTAAGGGTAAAACCCTGGCCATTATGGGCAGGGGAGCTATTCCTGAAATCATTTTGAGAAAGCTTTTGGAAGTGAACGGCTTAACAATTAAGGATATCAATTTAATTTATTTGGGTAGCCCAGAGGAAGCAGCTCCAATTCTAAAGAAAAACAAGGAAGCTTATGTTTTGGTTCCTCAGCCATTTGCGACGGTTTTACCAGCTAAGATTAAGGGATTAAAATCCGCTTTGGATATTGACAAGGAATGGAAGGATAAAAAATTACCAGAAATTATCACAGCTCTTGTAGTTGTTAAAGAACCAGTATATAAGGAAAAACAAGATGCTGTTGACGCATTTGTTAAGGCCTACAAGGATGGGGTAGATAAACTACTTGCAGGTCCAAAGGATTACTCCAAAACAATTGAAGAAATTATGGGACTCAAGGCTCCAATTGCTGAAAAAGCCCTAGGAAAAATCAAATATATAGACCTACAAGGAAAAGATTTAACCAAGGCTCTTGATGATTTCTTCTCAATCTTGCTAGAAAATAACGCAGAATTAATTGGCGGAAAATTACCTATACATGAGTAA
- a CDS encoding NAD(P)H-dependent oxidoreductase subunit E has protein sequence MSFCLKKDKDKFVEFDKFVQNNKDTPGAIMPVLQEAQRIFGYIPEEIVDYMALELEKPSSEIYGVASFYSQFTFEPKGKHEICVCMGTACYVKGADKLLDEFCKTLNVKAGSTTADGLFSIIETRCVGECGDAPVVTVDGTNVPFVDTNKVHQILFDAEEGANE, from the coding sequence ATGAGTTTTTGTTTAAAAAAAGATAAGGACAAGTTTGTTGAATTCGATAAATTTGTCCAAAACAACAAGGATACTCCTGGTGCTATAATGCCGGTCCTCCAAGAGGCACAAAGAATTTTCGGCTACATACCAGAAGAAATCGTTGACTATATGGCCCTTGAACTTGAAAAACCTTCCAGTGAAATTTATGGGGTTGCAAGTTTTTATTCACAATTTACCTTTGAACCTAAGGGCAAACACGAAATTTGCGTTTGCATGGGCACAGCCTGCTATGTAAAGGGTGCTGACAAACTCCTAGATGAATTTTGCAAGACCCTTAACGTAAAAGCTGGTTCTACAACTGCTGATGGACTTTTCTCAATTATAGAAACCAGATGTGTTGGCGAATGCGGCGACGCCCCTGTCGTTACAGTAGACGGCACAAACGTTCCATTTGTAGACACTAACAAGGTTCACCAAATACTATTTGATGCGGAGGAAGGTGCAAATGAATAA
- a CDS encoding NADH-ubiquinone oxidoreductase-F iron-sulfur binding region domain-containing protein, translating to MNKEKLLSIKKETLPKLIDRLDPEKYIVDGEDIKLKGDFYEKQKRIVLRNCQVIDPRSTEEYIARDGYFALEKCLNELTKEEIINEIKKSNLRGRGGAGFPTGRKWEAAFVQPEGQKYIICNADEGDPGAFMDRSVLEYDPHSVLEGMAIAGLSVGADHGFIYVRAEYPKAVEALKHAIKEAEEMNLLGDNIMGSNFSFTIELRLGAGAFVCGEGTALMESIEGKRGMPRNKEFRTTERGLWGKPTVINNVETFANIAQIINKGADWFTSIGTKDSPGTKVFALVGKISHSGLVEVPMGTTINEIVYDIGQGIQNGKKAKAVQTGGPSGGCIPTDLFDTGCDFESLKKIGSIMGSGGMVVMDEDDCMVDVARFFLEFSVDESCGKCTPCRIGNKRLFELLTDLTEGRGDEETIKKLEELSHIVVDTSLCGLGQSSPNPILSTIKYFKDEYNAHIGENKTCPAHRCKGLMHYMITDKCIGCRKCARACPVSCIAGEARKKHVINQDKCIKCGECMASCPVDAIVFE from the coding sequence ATGAATAAAGAAAAATTATTATCTATAAAAAAGGAAACTCTTCCAAAGCTAATCGATAGACTGGATCCAGAAAAGTACATCGTCGATGGTGAAGACATTAAACTTAAAGGCGACTTTTATGAAAAGCAAAAAAGAATCGTACTTAGAAACTGTCAAGTAATCGACCCTAGATCAACTGAGGAGTACATAGCTCGCGATGGATATTTCGCCCTAGAAAAATGCCTAAACGAGTTAACTAAAGAAGAAATTATTAACGAAATAAAAAAATCCAACTTGCGCGGACGCGGTGGTGCAGGTTTCCCTACAGGAAGAAAATGGGAAGCTGCTTTTGTTCAACCGGAAGGACAAAAATATATAATCTGCAACGCTGACGAAGGCGACCCAGGTGCCTTTATGGATAGGTCTGTACTGGAATACGATCCACACAGTGTCCTTGAAGGCATGGCCATTGCTGGCCTTTCCGTTGGGGCTGACCATGGATTTATTTATGTACGCGCCGAATATCCAAAGGCAGTTGAAGCTTTGAAGCACGCAATTAAAGAAGCTGAAGAGATGAATCTCCTTGGCGACAATATTATGGGAAGTAATTTCTCATTTACTATTGAATTAAGACTCGGTGCCGGAGCCTTTGTTTGTGGTGAAGGTACTGCTCTTATGGAATCAATCGAAGGCAAACGCGGCATGCCTAGGAACAAAGAATTCCGCACAACTGAACGCGGACTTTGGGGCAAGCCAACCGTTATAAATAACGTAGAAACCTTTGCCAATATTGCACAAATTATTAACAAGGGTGCAGATTGGTTTACATCAATTGGTACCAAGGATTCTCCAGGCACAAAGGTCTTTGCCCTTGTAGGTAAAATCAGCCACTCAGGCTTGGTTGAAGTTCCTATGGGTACAACAATAAATGAAATTGTTTACGACATTGGCCAAGGCATTCAAAATGGTAAAAAGGCCAAGGCAGTTCAAACTGGTGGACCATCTGGCGGATGTATCCCAACAGATTTATTTGATACCGGCTGCGATTTTGAATCGCTCAAGAAAATCGGATCGATCATGGGCTCTGGCGGTATGGTTGTAATGGACGAAGACGATTGTATGGTCGACGTTGCCAGGTTTTTCTTGGAATTTTCCGTAGACGAATCATGCGGCAAGTGCACACCATGCAGGATCGGTAACAAGAGACTCTTTGAACTCCTCACAGATTTAACTGAAGGCAGGGGCGACGAAGAGACAATCAAGAAACTCGAAGAGCTTTCACATATTGTTGTCGACACAAGTCTATGCGGTCTAGGCCAATCAAGTCCAAACCCAATTCTATCCACCATCAAATACTTTAAAGACGAATACAATGCCCACATTGGCGAAAATAAAACTTGTCCAGCCCACAGATGTAAGGGCCTCATGCACTACATGATCACCGACAAGTGTATTGGCTGCCGCAAGTGTGCGAGGGCCTGCCCTGTTTCATGTATCGCAGGTGAAGCAAGGAAGAAGCACGTAATTAATCAAGACAAGTGCATTAAATGTGGCGAATGTATGGCTTCTTGTCCAGTAGATGCAATAGTATTCGAATAG
- a CDS encoding NADH-dependent [FeFe] hydrogenase, group A6, producing the protein MINFKINDIELSVPKGTTILQAANQINIKIPTLCHLDLHDIKFLNKLASCRVCVVEDLKSGKMFPACATPVKEGMDIKTDSPRAVKSRRAIVELLLSDHPNSCLTCAKNLDCQLQSLAHDLGVREIPYTGEMRQLPIDKDSYSIVRDPNKCILCRRCETMCNEVQTVGALAEVGRGFYTHVGSTFNRSMFETTCTFCGQCVSVCPTGALTEVSNVTKVWDELNSDKLVVVQTAPATRVAIGEMFGMEPGTVVTGKMVAALKKLGFDMVFDTNFAADLTIVEEANEFVNRMKNDKLPILTSCCPGWVNFMEQQFSDMIDIPSSCKSPHEMFGAVAKSYLCEKLNVKPENMCVVSVMPCVAKKFESARPELEKNGHSDVDIVITTRELAAMIKEAGIDFVGLEDQEFDNPLGESTGAGAIFGATGGVIEATVRTAYETITGQELQALEFTALRGFDGIKETTVKIGDRDVRIAVANGLGNTRKLLNKVRSGEEKFDAIEVMACPGGCIGGGGQPYHHGDISVLKRRAEGIYSIDEGKHLRKSHENPQVKKLYEDYLGEVGGPLAHELLHTSYEAKPKL; encoded by the coding sequence ATGATTAATTTTAAAATAAATGATATTGAGCTTTCAGTTCCAAAGGGAACGACAATCCTACAAGCTGCAAATCAAATAAATATAAAAATTCCAACTCTCTGTCACTTGGACTTACACGATATAAAGTTTTTAAATAAACTTGCATCCTGCAGGGTATGTGTTGTCGAAGACTTAAAGTCCGGCAAGATGTTCCCAGCTTGTGCAACTCCAGTTAAAGAGGGTATGGATATCAAAACCGATTCACCCCGCGCTGTTAAATCTAGGAGGGCCATTGTAGAACTACTGCTATCCGACCATCCAAATTCATGTTTAACATGTGCAAAAAACTTGGATTGTCAATTGCAATCCCTTGCCCACGATCTTGGCGTCCGCGAAATCCCATACACTGGTGAAATGCGTCAGCTGCCAATTGATAAGGACTCTTACTCAATTGTCCGCGATCCAAACAAGTGCATACTTTGCAGGCGTTGTGAAACCATGTGCAATGAAGTGCAAACAGTCGGCGCCCTGGCAGAAGTCGGCCGCGGTTTTTACACCCACGTTGGCTCGACCTTTAACAGGTCTATGTTTGAAACCACTTGTACCTTCTGCGGCCAATGCGTAAGCGTTTGCCCAACAGGAGCTCTGACTGAAGTTTCAAATGTAACAAAGGTTTGGGACGAATTAAATTCCGACAAACTGGTTGTCGTACAAACCGCTCCTGCAACCCGTGTTGCCATTGGAGAAATGTTTGGTATGGAGCCGGGCACTGTCGTTACAGGAAAAATGGTTGCAGCCCTTAAAAAACTCGGCTTTGATATGGTCTTTGATACCAACTTTGCAGCCGACCTTACAATAGTCGAAGAGGCAAACGAATTTGTTAATAGAATGAAAAATGACAAACTTCCAATTTTGACCTCCTGCTGCCCAGGCTGGGTTAACTTCATGGAACAACAATTCTCAGACATGATTGATATTCCAAGCTCATGCAAGAGCCCACACGAAATGTTCGGGGCCGTTGCCAAATCATATTTATGCGAGAAGCTTAATGTAAAACCAGAAAATATGTGCGTAGTTTCAGTTATGCCATGCGTGGCCAAAAAATTTGAATCAGCCCGTCCTGAACTTGAAAAAAATGGACACTCAGATGTTGATATAGTAATTACAACTCGTGAACTTGCAGCCATGATCAAAGAAGCTGGCATAGACTTTGTTGGACTCGAAGACCAAGAGTTCGACAATCCGCTCGGCGAATCCACAGGTGCAGGTGCAATTTTCGGAGCCACAGGCGGAGTTATAGAAGCGACAGTTAGGACTGCCTATGAAACCATCACTGGCCAAGAACTACAGGCACTTGAGTTTACAGCCCTCAGAGGCTTTGACGGCATCAAGGAAACCACAGTTAAAATTGGCGACCGCGACGTGAGAATTGCAGTTGCAAACGGACTGGGCAATACCAGAAAACTTTTAAACAAAGTTAGAAGCGGCGAAGAAAAATTTGACGCCATAGAAGTCATGGCCTGCCCAGGCGGATGCATTGGCGGCGGCGGACAGCCTTACCACCACGGAGACATCTCAGTTCTAAAGAGAAGGGCTGAAGGCATCTACTCAATTGACGAGGGCAAGCACTTGAGAAAATCTCACGAAAATCCACAAGTTAAAAAACTCTACGAAGACTATCTGGGAGAAGTTGGCGGCCCACTAGCCCACGAACTCCTCCACACCAGCTACGAAGCTAAACCAAAATTATAA
- a CDS encoding GNAT family N-acetyltransferase, translating to MKIYRPKLDDLWFRQEMMEDQATMSYNHAYGGTIPFPKDKWEEWYNRYMFDDSKFYAYIKDEDDNFVGDMSYRYDEEDKINKVSILIHAKYRGKGYGDFALKSLCETAKSRGVKELYDDIAIDNPSINLFLKNGFVEDYRTDEYIMVKKVL from the coding sequence ATGAAGATATACAGACCAAAATTGGATGACCTATGGTTTAGGCAAGAGATGATGGAAGACCAGGCAACCATGTCCTACAATCACGCTTACGGTGGTACGATTCCCTTTCCAAAAGACAAGTGGGAAGAGTGGTACAATCGCTATATGTTTGACGATAGCAAATTTTATGCCTATATTAAAGACGAGGATGATAATTTTGTTGGGGACATGTCTTACCGCTATGATGAGGAAGATAAAATTAATAAGGTCTCCATACTTATCCATGCCAAATACCGGGGCAAGGGCTACGGTGACTTTGCTTTAAAAAGTCTTTGTGAGACTGCCAAGTCAAGGGGGGTCAAAGAGCTTTATGATGATATTGCCATTGACAATCCATCTATAAACTTATTTTTAAAAAACGGCTTTGTTGAAGACTACAGGACTGATGAATATATAATGGTCAAAAAAGTCTTGTAG
- a CDS encoding cupin domain-containing protein, with protein sequence MKDRYKNGIFSYKDLLPIKAGHTLSLSLSKSDHINIYLFGLAKGTDISEELYDNRSLYINLDGSIRIGDQKLLKDQAIFSGDLNSYAIYADEDSYLLEISYNKKEDKMLKLENMGQIFSLKDVITYLDGGISNYDVFSRDDLKIVLMAFDAGEGLTPHTAPGDALIFALEGEADMEVGDEIHRIKAGEQIVFPKGVRHNVTAVTKFKMALILVK encoded by the coding sequence ATGAAAGACAGATATAAAAATGGAATTTTTTCTTATAAGGACCTCTTGCCAATAAAGGCTGGCCACACTTTATCTCTGAGCCTATCAAAGAGTGACCATATAAATATTTACCTCTTTGGCTTGGCCAAGGGGACGGATATTAGTGAGGAGCTTTATGACAATAGGAGCCTTTATATAAATTTGGACGGGTCTATTAGGATTGGCGACCAAAAGCTATTGAAGGACCAGGCGATTTTTTCTGGCGACCTAAATTCCTACGCGATTTATGCAGATGAGGATTCTTATTTGCTGGAAATTTCTTATAATAAAAAGGAGGACAAGATGTTAAAATTAGAAAATATGGGACAAATTTTTTCGCTCAAGGATGTAATCACTTATTTAGACGGAGGCATTTCAAATTACGATGTGTTCTCACGCGATGATTTAAAGATAGTGCTCATGGCTTTTGACGCAGGAGAGGGACTCACTCCCCACACAGCACCTGGCGATGCACTTATCTTTGCCCTGGAAGGCGAAGCAGACATGGAAGTTGGAGATGAAATTCACAGGATCAAGGCAGGAGAGCAAATTGTTTTCCCTAAGGGCGTCCGTCACAATGTAACAGCAGTGACGAAATTTAAAATGGCCCTGATACTTGTAAAATAA